From the Rhinatrema bivittatum chromosome 3, aRhiBiv1.1, whole genome shotgun sequence genome, one window contains:
- the FAM167A gene encoding protein FAM167A, with protein sequence MSLPKIQIEDVSDSVSTSSGVPPDDHLRSLKALTEKMRLETRRPSYLEWKAKLEDKAWKSPKPAGEQGVKEKRKPGDEAGSKRKVQMICLNGSSPREKNLTSGKINGFESIDEALNWLRKELTEMRLQDQQLARQLMRLRSDINKLKIEQTCHLHQRMLNDATYELEERDELSDLLCDFPLMTSFSLSTPLKLIGVTKMNINSRRFSLC encoded by the exons ATGTCTCTACCAAAGATCCAAATTGAAGACGTTTCGGACAGTGTGAGCACTAGCTCTGGAGTCCCACCAGATGACCACCTAAGGAGCCTGAAAGCCCTCACTGAGAAGATGAGACTGGAGACCAGAAGGCCTTCCTATCTGGAGTGGAAGGCAAAGCTAGAGGACAAGGCATGGAAGAGCCCAAAGCCTGCCGGGGAGCAAGGggttaaggaaaaaagaaaaccaggagATGAGGCAGGTTCAAAAAGAAAAGTACAAATGATCTGTCTCAACGGAAGTTCTCCCAGGGAGAAGAATCTTACCTCAGGAaaaataaatggctttgaaagcaTTGATGAAGCTTTAAATTGGCTCAGAAAGGAACtg ACAGAAATGCGACTTCAAGACCAGCAACTAGCAAGACAGCTAATGCGCCTACGCAGTGACATCAACAAGCTCAAGATTGAGCAGACATGCCATCTGCACCAGCGAATGCTGAACGACGCTACTTATGAGCTGGAGGAAAGAGACGAGTTGTCCGACTTACTCTGTGACTTCCCTTTGATGACATCGTTCAGTCTTTCCACTCCCCTTAAACTCATCGGAGTCACCAAAATGAATATCAACTCCCGAAGGTTTTCTCTCTGTTAA